The proteins below are encoded in one region of Glandiceps talaboti chromosome 17, keGlaTala1.1, whole genome shotgun sequence:
- the LOC144448262 gene encoding transcriptional regulator Erg-like: MTTESRFHVSLQNSPPDHLDWDFETMAEIVDREMNTQTKSDKWRVYSQYGVPPDPHTWSIEETASWFLWLSDSCSLRNTFSSEVLRCGVDGPRLCMMTKQDFHNVFYECGDNPDVAFHHLQCWKTVPPFTPSDDPDPELLKCAIQKLSTSRFPRIHLDCDENRINQVFPKAVTDLDRHQRYYQHIYPGDNSTYINGSSDCFYDNTYCMEDIKPFTMAHQLDIPLDSTQVPRIKMEADYEPEELVESESDFSDDHGETVDNLMSPASPMALHEVPLKRRGRPPKPRTFQPKKQKKRHPILWKFLLDSLNDPAMSECLTWVNKEDGLFRFVSNNKEDIARKWGESKGNRKLMTYQKMARALRDYGKKGIIRKHRRRLHYIFFPKYISMDENSNFSELT; encoded by the exons ATGACTACAGAATCTCGTTTTCACGTCTCGTTGCAGAATTCACCACCTGATCATTTAGATTGGGACTTTGAGACGATGGCCGAAATTGTGGACCGCGAGATGAATACGCAGACGAAATCAGACAAGTGGCGGGTTTATTCTCAGTACGGCGTCCCACCAG ATCCCCATACGTGGAGCATTGAAGAAACAGCATCGTGGTTTCTATGGCTCAGCGACTCATGTTCACTTCGGAATACATTCAGTAGTGAGGTGCTTCGATGTGGAGTAGACGGACCAAGACTATGTATGATGACAAAACAAGACTTCCATAATGTATTTTATGAGTGTGGTGATAACCCGGATGTAGCATTCCACCATTTACAGTGTTGGAAAACAG TGCCACCGTTTACACCTAGTGACGATCCCGATCCAGAATTACTGAAGTGTGCTATTCAGAAATTATCAACATCTCGATTTCCCAGAATTCATCTAGATTGTGATGAAAATCGTATTAACCAG GTATTTCCCAAAGCAGTCACAGACTTGGATCGTCATCAAAGATATTACCAGCACATATATCCAGGTGACAACAGTACTTATATCAACGGAAGCTCGGactgtttctatgacaacacgTACTGTATGGAAGATATAAAACCATTCACAATGGCCCATCAACTTGACATTCCTCTAGACTCGACTCAAGTTCCCAGAATCAAGATGGAGGCGGATTATGAACCCGAAGAGTTGGTGGAATCTGAATCTGATTTCTCGGACGATCATGGAGAAACTGTCGATAATTTGATGTCACCAGCGTCGCCAATGGCTCTACATGAAGTACCCCTGAAGAGGAGGGGCCGTCCCCCGAAACCCCGGACATTCCAACCGAAGAAAC aGAAGAAACGACATCCTATTTTGTGGAAGTTCCTCCTTGATAGTCTGAATGACCCTGCGATGTCAGAATGTTTGACCTGGGTCAACAAGGAAGACGGTTTATTTCGTTTTGTGTCCAACAATAAAGAAGACATTGCTCGGAAATGGGGCGAGAGCAAGGGCAACCGGAAGTTAATGACGTATCAAAAGATGGCGCGTGCACTTAGGGATTATGGGAAAAAGGGCATCATCCGGAAACATCGACGACGACTTCACTACATATTCTTCCCAAAGTACATTTCAATGGACGAAAACAGTAACTTTTCAGAACTGACATAG